A genomic region of Ferroacidibacillus organovorans contains the following coding sequences:
- a CDS encoding nucleotidyltransferase substrate binding protein, translating into MWKTVRHFLREVEGIDVASPKGAIRSSRETSLLTTAKSTQALVMADDRNLTSRTYDRELALEIYQRLYGHADLMAVWLERISEA; encoded by the coding sequence GTGTGGAAAACAGTCCGTCACTTTTTGCGCGAGGTAGAGGGGATCGATGTTGCATCGCCAAAAGGCGCCATTCGCTCATCCAGAGAAACGAGTTTGTTAACAACGGCGAAGTCCACTCAAGCACTTGTCATGGCAGATGATCGAAATCTGACAAGCCGCACCTATGATCGCGAACTTGCTCTGGAGATTTATCAGCGTTTGTATGGTCACGCTGATCTTATGGCGGTGTGGCTCGAACGCATTTCAGAGGCATAA